CCCGTGGCCGGCCTCACCCTCGACTCGCGCCGGGCCGGGCCGGGGCAGCTGTTCTGTGCCCTGCGCGGCACCGCCACCGATGGGCATATGTTTATCGACCAGGCGGTGGCCCAGGGGGCAGCGGTGGTGGTATGCGAAGCGCTGCCCGCGCAGCTGCATGCTGCCACTACCTATGTGCAGGTAGCCGACAGCGCCGCCGCGCTCGGGCCCATTGCCAGCGCCTTCTACGGCCACCCGTCGCGCCAGCTTACGCTGGTGGGCGTAACCGGTACCAACGGCAAAACCACCTGCGCCACGCTGCTGCACAAGCTGCTGCGCGAGCTGGGCTATCATGCCGGCCTGCTGGGCACGGTGCAGAATCAGATTGACGAAACCGTGGTGGCCAGCACGCACACCACGCCCGATGCCATCCGGCTCAATGAGCTGCTGGCGCGTATGGTGGCGGCGGGCTGCACCCACGCCTGCATGGAGGTAAGCAGCCACGCCGTGGCGCAGCACCGCATAGGCGGGCTGCGCTTTGCGGGCGGCATCTTCACCAACCTTACCCACGACCACCTCGACTACCACGGCACGTTCGATAACTACCTGAAGGCCAAAAAAGGCTTTTTCGATGGGCTGCCCAAAACGGCTTTCGCCCTCACCAATGCCGACGACAAGCGCGGGCCGGTGATGCTGCAAAATACCGCCGCCCGCCGCGCTACCTACTCGCTGCGCTCGGCGGCAACCTTCCGCGCCCGGCTGGTTGATAACGACATGGCCGGCCTGCACCTGGAGCTGGATGGCCGCGAGGTGCAGTTCCGCCTCATTGGGGTGTTTAATGCCTACAATCTGCTGGCCGTGTACGGTGCGGCCGTGCTGCT
The sequence above is drawn from the Hymenobacter baengnokdamensis genome and encodes:
- a CDS encoding UDP-N-acetylmuramoyl-L-alanyl-D-glutamate--2,6-diaminopimelate ligase; the protein is MSTLPLFALLAEIPVLAQHGNPDVPVAGLTLDSRRAGPGQLFCALRGTATDGHMFIDQAVAQGAAVVVCEALPAQLHAATTYVQVADSAAALGPIASAFYGHPSRQLTLVGVTGTNGKTTCATLLHKLLRELGYHAGLLGTVQNQIDETVVASTHTTPDAIRLNELLARMVAAGCTHACMEVSSHAVAQHRIGGLRFAGGIFTNLTHDHLDYHGTFDNYLKAKKGFFDGLPKTAFALTNADDKRGPVMLQNTAARRATYSLRSAATFRARLVDNDMAGLHLELDGREVQFRLIGVFNAYNLLAVYGAAVLLGEDPTEVLTILSGLTTAPGRFEPVTVPGQAISGLVDYAHTPDALENVLQTLHQTRRPEQRIITVVGCGGNRDATKRPIMARLAAQLSDEVILTSDNPRDEDPLAILRQMQAGLTPPTDARVQVIADRRAAIRAAVALARPADLVLVAGKGHETYQEIKGVKTHFDDREELRNALLSSKNKE